In one Moritella sp. 5 genomic region, the following are encoded:
- the rlmD gene encoding 23S rRNA (uracil(1939)-C(5))-methyltransferase RlmD: MAQIFKAKKVHKTPSKAVEITIEKLDHQGLGLGRLDGKAVFVAGGLPGERVSVNIIEQKKQYAKAILRKVITPSEQRIEPACPHYATCGGCSLQTLDSHVQADYKQTALFSLLQNFSKNDDIEFAEPILSQPWQYRRTARLSVMFDRKAKQLVFGFRERNSKSLVAINQCPVLVPALSALIQPLRQLLATLSVRRDLGHIELFAVDSGIICLFRILKPLKDKDQALLQAFAGEHQLSIYLQPEPESILQLTPDTPAAWYQLADGEFKLSFTPGNFIQVNPVVNNQMVAQALDWLDLSPEDKVLDLFCGGGNFSLPVARLCHSVVGVEGVDEMVRQAQVNAMANNVDNAEFYQADLSADFSKLSWAKNRFDKVLLDPARAGAAETVQYLHKLKVNKIVYVSCNPATLARDSKLLMEKHYKLTRLGMIDMFPQTGHVESMALFERV, encoded by the coding sequence ATGGCGCAAATTTTTAAAGCAAAAAAAGTACATAAAACTCCGAGTAAAGCGGTCGAGATCACTATTGAAAAATTAGATCATCAAGGTTTAGGTTTAGGTCGCCTTGATGGCAAAGCGGTATTTGTTGCTGGTGGATTACCAGGTGAACGCGTATCAGTGAATATTATTGAACAAAAAAAACAATACGCAAAAGCGATCTTAAGAAAAGTAATAACGCCATCTGAGCAACGAATCGAACCAGCATGCCCGCATTATGCAACGTGTGGCGGCTGTAGTTTACAAACATTAGATAGCCATGTTCAGGCTGATTATAAACAAACGGCATTGTTTAGTTTATTACAGAACTTCAGTAAAAATGATGATATTGAATTTGCTGAGCCTATATTATCACAGCCTTGGCAGTATCGTCGTACTGCACGTTTAAGTGTGATGTTTGATCGTAAAGCCAAGCAATTGGTATTTGGCTTTCGTGAACGTAACAGTAAATCCCTAGTCGCAATTAATCAGTGTCCGGTATTAGTACCCGCCTTGTCAGCATTGATTCAACCTTTACGCCAATTACTTGCTACGCTTAGTGTACGTCGTGATTTAGGCCATATTGAGTTGTTTGCTGTGGATTCTGGCATTATTTGCTTATTCCGAATTTTAAAACCCTTGAAGGATAAAGATCAAGCTTTACTGCAAGCCTTTGCTGGTGAACATCAGTTAAGTATTTACCTACAACCTGAGCCTGAATCGATACTTCAATTAACCCCTGATACGCCAGCCGCTTGGTATCAGCTTGCTGATGGTGAATTTAAATTAAGTTTTACGCCGGGTAATTTTATTCAAGTTAACCCTGTGGTTAATAACCAAATGGTGGCGCAAGCACTCGATTGGCTCGATTTAAGCCCTGAAGACAAAGTATTAGATCTGTTCTGTGGTGGTGGTAACTTTAGTTTACCAGTTGCGCGTTTATGTCATTCAGTCGTAGGTGTGGAAGGTGTTGATGAAATGGTGCGTCAGGCACAAGTCAATGCAATGGCGAACAATGTTGATAATGCGGAATTCTATCAAGCGGACTTATCGGCTGACTTCTCTAAGCTATCTTGGGCAAAAAATAGGTTCGATAAAGTATTATTAGATCCTGCTCGAGCGGGGGCGGCAGAAACAGTGCAATATTTACATAAACTAAAAGTGAATAAAATTGTCTATGTATCTTGCAATCCAGCAACATTAGCGCGAGACTCGAAGTTGTTGATGGAAAAGCATTATAAATTAACACGCCTTGGTATGATTGATATGTTTCCACAAACGGGACATGTTGAGTCAATGGCGTTATTTGAACGCGTTTAG
- the barA gene encoding two-component sensor histidine kinase BarA, whose translation MTKYGLRAKVMALTILPTVLIGTLLASYFTFNRYQQLETVLIEQGINIIEPLAIASEYGMLQNSRESLKKLLGLTHRKFAPTIKSIAIFDNNNKLFVTSNYHRNFSVLKNPDNNKLPEITQVEVLDDYIILRSPIIAEIDNTNFPLSLENPEQILGYLSIQLIRDKAILLQYRDTTVSVFIVLLGFFTALIFSWRLVKNVTQPITDMVTVVDRIREGRLDARVIGEQTGELALLKNGINSMAKSLSAYHEEMQQNIDQATSDLRETLEQIEIQNIELDMAKKRAQAAARVKSEFLANMSHELRTPLNGVIGFSRQLLKTSLSPNQTDYLQTIEKSAKNLLNIINDILDFSKLEAGKLTLEQIPFNLRDTIEEAAILLAPTVHDKGLELSLHVDKNVPDGIIGDPFRFQQVITNLLGNAIKFTESGNIDIHIELLESTHNSVTIQTNIRDTGIGISEQQQAQLFEAFNQADTSISRRYGGTGLGLVITQRLVEFMGGEISLDSDLGQGSNFKFSLKFNMTSTSLSEPLPVSDFKGKQVLLYEVDNYSARSLISLLNSWDLDVLHCANEAEWQHYIEQPYHCVIIAQNDENNLTPMYNKMSQCHDINAAVVVLINSSDPCLQEEIIQTGARHCLTKPCNHRKLVNALAYLEKTAEQPIPQLKIEKPKAKVDLSILAVDDNPANLKLISAMLTDSVTRIEICSNGAEAVAKANKMDFDIIFMDIQMPIMDGISACRSIRSGSRNQSTPIIAVTAHAMSGERDRLLSKGMDDYLTKPIDESILKRILQQWGSSSHDNSTVKNHILNWPLTLQRSMGKEDLAVDMLEMFINSLPEISEHLEQALARSLSRSEFQKIIHKFHGGAACCGVLPIQNLADQIERGLRKGADIEDVEPEIFELQEAIETVIKEAQPYLPN comes from the coding sequence ATGACTAAATACGGACTTCGTGCCAAAGTAATGGCGCTGACGATTTTACCGACAGTTTTGATCGGGACATTATTAGCCAGCTATTTCACCTTTAACCGCTATCAGCAGCTAGAGACAGTACTTATTGAACAGGGCATTAATATCATTGAGCCACTGGCCATCGCGAGTGAGTACGGCATGTTACAAAACAGCCGAGAATCACTGAAAAAGCTACTCGGTTTAACCCACCGCAAGTTTGCGCCGACGATTAAAAGTATCGCCATTTTTGATAACAATAATAAACTGTTTGTAACCAGTAATTATCACCGTAATTTTTCCGTGCTGAAGAACCCCGACAACAACAAACTGCCGGAAATCACCCAAGTCGAAGTACTTGATGATTACATCATTCTGCGTTCTCCGATTATTGCCGAAATTGACAATACCAATTTCCCGTTAAGTTTAGAAAATCCGGAACAGATACTCGGTTATTTATCTATTCAGCTCATTCGTGACAAAGCGATATTACTGCAATACCGCGATACCACCGTCTCGGTATTTATTGTATTACTGGGCTTCTTTACCGCGCTTATCTTCTCCTGGCGATTAGTTAAAAACGTTACCCAGCCCATTACCGACATGGTCACCGTCGTTGATCGGATCAGAGAAGGCCGGCTCGATGCCAGAGTAATCGGTGAACAAACGGGTGAACTAGCACTGCTCAAGAATGGTATTAACTCGATGGCAAAGTCACTCTCGGCTTATCACGAAGAAATGCAGCAAAATATTGACCAAGCAACCTCTGATTTACGGGAAACCTTAGAGCAGATTGAAATTCAAAATATTGAATTAGATATGGCAAAAAAACGTGCTCAAGCAGCCGCACGAGTGAAATCTGAATTCTTGGCCAATATGAGTCATGAGTTAAGAACACCACTTAACGGGGTGATTGGCTTCTCTCGCCAGCTATTAAAAACGTCACTCAGTCCGAATCAAACCGATTACTTGCAGACCATTGAGAAATCAGCCAAGAACTTGCTTAACATCATTAATGACATTCTCGACTTTTCTAAGCTTGAAGCGGGTAAGTTAACCCTAGAGCAGATCCCATTCAATCTACGCGACACGATTGAAGAAGCCGCCATATTACTCGCACCAACAGTGCATGATAAAGGCCTTGAGCTATCCCTCCATGTTGATAAGAATGTCCCTGATGGCATTATTGGTGATCCATTCCGATTCCAGCAAGTGATCACCAACTTACTGGGTAATGCCATCAAGTTCACCGAAAGTGGTAATATTGATATCCATATTGAATTACTGGAATCCACACATAATAGCGTCACTATTCAAACGAATATCCGCGATACCGGCATTGGCATTTCAGAGCAACAACAAGCGCAACTCTTTGAAGCCTTTAACCAAGCCGATACCAGTATTTCACGTCGTTATGGCGGTACCGGACTCGGTCTTGTTATTACCCAACGCTTAGTTGAATTTATGGGCGGTGAGATCTCGCTTGATTCTGACTTAGGCCAAGGTTCTAACTTTAAATTCTCGCTTAAATTTAATATGACCTCGACTTCATTATCTGAACCGCTGCCAGTCAGTGATTTTAAAGGTAAACAAGTCTTGCTCTATGAAGTAGATAATTACTCCGCACGTTCGTTAATATCCTTGCTGAATAGTTGGGATCTGGACGTTTTACATTGTGCTAACGAAGCCGAGTGGCAACATTATATCGAGCAACCTTACCACTGCGTGATTATCGCTCAAAACGATGAAAACAATCTAACACCTATGTATAACAAGATGAGCCAGTGTCATGATATTAATGCGGCTGTCGTGGTATTAATTAACTCTTCAGACCCTTGTTTACAAGAAGAAATCATTCAAACTGGCGCAAGGCATTGCCTCACGAAACCATGTAATCACCGTAAACTTGTTAATGCATTAGCCTATTTAGAAAAAACAGCTGAACAGCCAATCCCGCAGCTGAAGATTGAAAAACCAAAAGCTAAAGTTGACCTGTCAATTTTAGCGGTCGATGATAATCCTGCGAACCTAAAACTTATTAGTGCAATGTTGACAGATTCAGTCACTCGCATTGAAATCTGTAGCAACGGTGCCGAAGCTGTTGCCAAAGCCAATAAAATGGATTTTGATATTATCTTTATGGATATTCAAATGCCAATTATGGATGGTATTAGCGCCTGCAGATCGATTCGTTCTGGCAGCCGTAATCAATCAACACCGATTATTGCAGTAACCGCACATGCCATGAGTGGCGAACGTGACCGTCTACTGAGTAAAGGTATGGATGATTACTTAACGAAACCAATTGATGAGTCTATTCTAAAGCGTATCTTACAGCAATGGGGCAGTTCCTCACATGATAACAGTACGGTCAAAAACCATATTTTAAATTGGCCACTGACCTTACAACGTTCAATGGGTAAAGAAGATCTTGCGGTGGATATGCTAGAGATGTTCATCAATAGCTTACCTGAGATCAGTGAGCACCTTGAACAAGCCTTAGCACGGAGTTTGTCACGCTCAGAATTTCAGAAAATCATCCATAAATTTCACGGTGGCGCAGCATGTTGCGGGGTATTACCGATCCAGAATTTAGCCGATCAGATTGAGCGTGGTTTACGTAAGGGCGCAGACATCGAAGATGTTGAACCCGAAATATTTGAACTACAAGAAGCCATTGAAACAGTGATTAAGGAAGCACAGCCCTATTTACCCAATTAA
- the pdxJ gene encoding pyridoxine 5'-phosphate synthase, with the protein MNKIFLGVNIDHIATLRQARGTTYPDPVHAASVAELNGADGITVHLREDRRHIVDRDVRVLKETIQTRMNLEMAVTAEMLDIACEIKPEFVCLVPEKREELTTEGGLDVLGQQDKITQAVKRLSEAGILVSLFIDADKEQIDAAVATGAPYIEVHTGAYADAESEGEQQAELKKIAAGVSYAHNAGLKVNAGHGLHYHNVQPIAAIPEIYELNIGHAIIARAAFDGLGKAVKDMQIIMQEARNNS; encoded by the coding sequence GTGAATAAGATCTTTTTAGGTGTCAACATTGACCATATCGCAACCCTACGCCAAGCTCGAGGCACTACTTACCCAGATCCTGTGCATGCAGCATCTGTCGCTGAATTAAATGGCGCAGACGGTATTACGGTGCATTTACGTGAAGACCGTCGTCACATTGTTGATCGCGATGTTCGCGTATTAAAAGAAACCATTCAGACCCGCATGAATCTAGAAATGGCAGTGACTGCTGAAATGCTGGATATTGCGTGTGAGATCAAACCTGAGTTTGTTTGTTTAGTTCCTGAAAAACGTGAAGAACTAACAACTGAAGGTGGTTTGGATGTACTTGGTCAACAAGACAAGATAACTCAAGCGGTTAAACGTTTAAGTGAAGCTGGTATTCTTGTATCGTTATTTATCGATGCCGATAAAGAGCAAATTGATGCAGCGGTTGCGACTGGCGCGCCGTACATTGAAGTGCACACCGGTGCTTATGCGGATGCAGAATCTGAAGGCGAGCAACAAGCTGAATTGAAGAAGATCGCAGCTGGTGTGAGCTATGCGCATAACGCAGGATTGAAAGTAAACGCGGGTCACGGGTTGCATTACCATAACGTACAACCTATAGCGGCTATTCCTGAAATTTATGAATTGAATATCGGCCATGCAATTATTGCACGTGCGGCATTTGATGGTTTAGGTAAAGCGGTAAAAGACATGCAAATTATCATGCAAGAAGCGCGTAATAACAGCTAA
- the recO gene encoding DNA repair protein RecO — MDLQNAFVLHRRPFKESSLLIDFFTIHDGKISLVGRAGRGRKNSQSAILQPFTLLNIAYAGKGGLKSMRQVEAVSNSLPLSGRHLYASFYLNELLYRLLASEQANPELFSHYQNALLALAKQQPLEPLLREFELNLMQCLGNIGALSYCADTMDAVYPDRMYKYVPHVGIVPSIYKVAVDSSFLGKDLLAFEQRLFNQENLAAAKRFCRQMLLPYLGNKPLKSRELFINKGIKRE, encoded by the coding sequence ATGGACTTACAAAACGCTTTTGTACTGCACCGTCGACCTTTTAAGGAGTCGAGTTTACTCATCGACTTCTTTACCATTCACGATGGTAAAATTTCGTTAGTGGGACGAGCAGGCCGAGGGCGTAAGAACAGTCAAAGTGCAATTTTACAGCCGTTTACCTTACTTAATATCGCCTATGCCGGCAAAGGTGGATTAAAATCTATGCGTCAGGTAGAGGCGGTATCTAATTCATTACCGCTCTCAGGTCGGCATCTCTATGCTAGCTTTTATCTTAATGAATTACTCTATCGCTTATTGGCCAGTGAACAAGCGAACCCCGAACTATTCTCCCATTACCAAAATGCATTATTAGCGTTAGCCAAACAACAACCCCTTGAACCCTTATTGCGTGAATTTGAACTTAATTTAATGCAATGTTTAGGTAACATTGGTGCGTTAAGCTATTGTGCTGATACCATGGATGCTGTGTACCCTGACCGTATGTATAAATACGTACCACATGTTGGGATTGTGCCATCTATTTATAAAGTTGCAGTGGATAGCTCATTTTTAGGTAAAGATTTACTCGCCTTTGAGCAAAGATTATTTAACCAAGAGAATTTAGCGGCTGCAAAACGCTTTTGTCGACAAATGTTGTTACCCTATTTGGGCAATAAGCCGCTGAAAAGCAGAGAACTATTTATTAATAAGGGAATTAAACGTGAATAA
- the era gene encoding GTPase Era — translation MSDMTYSGFVAIVGRPNVGKSTLLNRILGQKVSITSRKPQTTRHRILGIDTEENRQTVYVDTPGLHIDEKRAINRLMNRAASSSLKDIDVDAVIFVVDGTRWTEDDDMVLNKLRDIKCPIYLAINKTDAIKDKAEELMPHLQVLASKFNFAEIIPISATKGTNVEMLRGICSKQLQEGDFYFPEDYVTDRSSRFMASEIIREKLMRFTGQELPYSTTVEIEQFKVSENGTFHINALILVERDTQKRMVIGNKGSKLKTIGTEARRDMETLFDNKVFLECWVKVKSGWADDERALRSLGYGDEV, via the coding sequence ATGAGTGATATGACTTATAGCGGCTTTGTTGCTATCGTTGGTCGTCCTAACGTAGGTAAATCAACGTTACTAAACCGCATTTTGGGACAAAAGGTAAGTATTACCTCGCGTAAACCACAAACGACTCGTCACCGTATTCTAGGTATTGATACTGAAGAAAATCGTCAAACTGTATATGTTGATACTCCAGGTCTGCACATTGATGAAAAACGTGCAATCAACCGTTTAATGAACCGTGCTGCTAGCAGTTCACTAAAAGATATAGATGTTGATGCGGTGATATTTGTTGTTGATGGTACCCGTTGGACCGAAGACGATGACATGGTATTAAACAAGCTACGTGATATTAAATGTCCAATTTACTTGGCGATTAATAAAACAGATGCGATTAAAGATAAAGCAGAAGAGTTAATGCCACACCTTCAGGTATTGGCGTCGAAGTTTAACTTCGCGGAAATTATCCCTATCTCTGCAACGAAAGGGACTAACGTAGAAATGCTACGTGGTATTTGTTCGAAGCAGTTACAAGAAGGTGATTTTTACTTTCCTGAAGATTATGTAACGGATCGTTCTTCACGTTTCATGGCATCTGAAATCATTCGTGAAAAATTGATGCGTTTTACTGGCCAAGAATTACCTTACTCAACCACGGTTGAGATCGAGCAGTTTAAAGTCAGTGAAAACGGCACATTCCATATCAATGCGTTAATTTTAGTTGAGCGTGATACTCAAAAACGCATGGTTATTGGTAATAAAGGCTCGAAACTAAAAACCATTGGTACCGAAGCTCGACGTGATATGGAAACTTTGTTTGATAATAAAGTATTCCTAGAATGTTGGGTGAAAGTGAAATCTGGTTGGGCTGATGATGAACGTGCACTTCGTAGCTTAGGTTACGGAGATGAAGTGTAA
- the rnc gene encoding ribonuclease III, translating into MTIILERLQTVLGYQYKDASLLQQALTHRSAYYKHNERLEFLGDSVLGFIISDALFCQFPEVPEGDLSRMRATLVKGLTLAEIAREFELSECLILGPGELKSGGFRRESILADTVEALIGAMYLDSDIEKTRERVLAWYASRLAMIKPGIGQKDAKTQLQEWLQGRKQALPLYQVVEVKGEAHNQEFTIHCVIEGLEQPVEGKGTSRRKAEQEAAQKALEQLQ; encoded by the coding sequence ATGACAATTATATTAGAAAGATTACAAACTGTATTAGGTTACCAGTATAAAGACGCTAGCCTACTGCAACAAGCGCTGACGCACCGTAGTGCTTATTACAAACATAATGAACGTCTTGAATTTTTAGGCGATTCGGTACTTGGCTTTATTATCTCAGATGCATTGTTTTGCCAGTTTCCTGAGGTGCCAGAAGGTGATTTAAGCCGTATGCGTGCCACCTTAGTGAAAGGGTTAACGCTCGCTGAAATTGCGCGTGAGTTTGAACTAAGTGAATGTTTAATCTTAGGCCCTGGTGAATTAAAAAGTGGTGGGTTCCGTCGTGAATCTATCCTTGCAGATACAGTTGAAGCCTTAATTGGTGCTATGTATCTGGATAGCGATATCGAGAAAACGCGTGAACGTGTACTGGCTTGGTATGCATCACGTTTAGCAATGATCAAACCAGGTATTGGTCAGAAAGATGCTAAAACACAATTACAAGAATGGCTGCAAGGACGTAAGCAAGCTCTTCCATTGTATCAAGTAGTGGAAGTTAAAGGTGAAGCTCATAATCAAGAATTCACTATTCATTGCGTTATTGAAGGCCTAGAGCAACCTGTTGAAGGTAAAGGTACTAGTCGTCGTAAAGCAGAACAAGAAGCAGCTCAAAAAGCATTGGAGCAATTACAATGA
- the lepB gene encoding signal peptidase I, whose amino-acid sequence MATYFSLILVLVTFVSGIIWALDKLIWEKARAEKVAFAQSQAELPAEAIAKLGQESFIVENAKSIFPVIAAVMVLRSFLYEPFQIPSGSMMPTLLVGDFILVEKFSYGVKDPVLRSTLIETGKPERGDVAVFKYPPQPTVDYIKRVVGLPGDRIAYRGKQVFIQQACSGTNCAGFKKLDLSLVEIGKFKDQMVELQQYTEQLGDVKHNILINPSRPDLVRDFYQQDNPPTRQYEWVVPDGHYFMMGDNRDNSADSRFWGFVPEANLVGKAVFIWTSFEFERDPDSLLPSWIPTGIRFSRIGKLK is encoded by the coding sequence ATGGCAACCTATTTTTCACTAATATTGGTATTGGTTACTTTCGTTAGCGGTATTATTTGGGCGTTAGATAAACTGATTTGGGAAAAGGCACGCGCTGAAAAAGTCGCGTTTGCTCAATCTCAAGCAGAATTACCAGCGGAAGCTATTGCAAAATTAGGGCAAGAATCGTTTATTGTTGAAAATGCAAAATCGATCTTCCCTGTGATTGCAGCTGTGATGGTATTACGTTCATTTTTATACGAACCATTTCAAATTCCATCAGGATCTATGATGCCAACTTTATTAGTTGGTGATTTTATTCTGGTTGAAAAATTTAGTTATGGTGTTAAAGATCCGGTATTACGTTCTACACTTATCGAAACAGGTAAACCAGAGCGTGGTGATGTTGCGGTATTTAAATACCCGCCACAGCCAACTGTTGATTACATTAAACGTGTGGTCGGTTTGCCGGGTGATCGTATAGCCTATCGTGGAAAGCAGGTTTTCATTCAACAAGCATGCAGCGGAACAAACTGCGCAGGGTTTAAAAAACTCGATCTTAGTTTAGTCGAAATTGGCAAATTTAAAGATCAAATGGTTGAATTACAGCAATACACAGAGCAACTTGGGGATGTTAAACACAACATTTTAATTAACCCTAGCCGTCCTGATTTAGTGCGTGATTTTTATCAGCAAGATAATCCGCCAACCCGTCAATATGAATGGGTTGTACCGGATGGTCATTACTTCATGATGGGTGATAACCGTGATAATAGTGCTGATAGCCGTTTTTGGGGTTTTGTTCCGGAAGCAAATTTAGTCGGAAAGGCTGTGTTCATTTGGACGAGTTTCGAATTTGAACGCGACCCAGATTCTTTATTACCTAGTTGGATCCCAACAGGTATACGCTTTAGTCGTATTGGCAAGTTAAAATAA
- the lepA gene encoding translation elongation factor 4: MKHIRNFSIIAHIDHGKSTLSDRLISFCGGLSDREMAAQVLDSMDIERERGITIKAQSVTLDYKAKDGETYQLNFIDTPGHVDFSYEVSRSLAACEGALLVVDAGQGVEAQTLANCYTAMEMDLEVVPILNKIDLPAADPDRVAEEIEDIIGIDAMEATRCSAKTGLGIEDVLETIVREIPCPSEGSEDAPLQALIIDSWFDNYQGVVSLVRITNGVLRKGDKITVMSTGESHLVDKAGIFTPKQTDTGVLHCGEVGFVICGIKDILGAPVGDTLTNTRNPADAPVPGFSKVKPQVYAGMFPISSDDYEAFRDALGKLSLNDASLFYEPESSSALGFGFRCGFLGLLHMEIIQERLEREYDLELITTAPTVVYEVETKKGEVIYVDSPAKLPAINDIEEIREPIAECNILVPQEYLGNVITLCIAKRGVQTKMDYHGKQVALTYEIPMGEVVMDFFDRLKSTSRGYASLDYSFIHFSAADMVRVDVLINTDRVDALAMITHRDNAMNRGRLLVEKMKELIPRQMFNIAIQAVIGSQVIARSTVKQMRKNVIAKCYGGDISRKKKLLQKQKDGKKRMKQVGNVEVPQEAFLAVLHIGKD; the protein is encoded by the coding sequence ATGAAACACATTCGTAATTTTTCAATTATTGCCCATATCGATCACGGTAAATCTACTTTATCAGATCGTTTGATCTCATTTTGTGGTGGTTTATCTGACCGTGAAATGGCTGCACAGGTTCTTGACTCAATGGATATTGAGCGCGAGCGTGGCATTACAATTAAAGCACAAAGCGTAACGCTGGATTATAAAGCGAAGGATGGTGAAACTTACCAACTTAACTTTATTGATACGCCAGGGCACGTGGACTTCAGCTATGAGGTTTCTCGCTCATTAGCAGCTTGTGAGGGTGCTTTACTTGTTGTCGACGCTGGTCAAGGCGTAGAAGCACAAACTCTCGCAAACTGTTATACCGCGATGGAGATGGACCTGGAAGTTGTGCCAATCCTCAATAAAATCGATTTACCTGCCGCTGATCCTGATCGCGTAGCAGAAGAAATCGAAGACATCATCGGTATCGATGCAATGGAAGCGACACGTTGCTCTGCAAAAACTGGTTTAGGTATCGAAGACGTACTTGAAACAATTGTCAGAGAAATTCCATGTCCATCAGAAGGTTCTGAAGACGCACCGCTGCAAGCGCTGATTATTGATTCATGGTTTGATAACTACCAAGGTGTTGTATCTTTGGTACGTATTACTAACGGTGTATTACGTAAAGGTGACAAGATTACTGTTATGTCTACGGGTGAATCTCACCTTGTTGATAAAGCCGGTATCTTCACACCAAAACAAACGGATACAGGTGTACTACACTGTGGTGAAGTTGGTTTTGTTATCTGCGGTATTAAAGATATTTTAGGTGCTCCAGTAGGTGATACGCTAACAAATACGCGTAACCCTGCTGATGCACCCGTACCTGGTTTCAGTAAAGTTAAGCCTCAGGTTTATGCGGGCATGTTCCCAATTAGCTCTGACGACTATGAAGCGTTCCGTGATGCACTGGGTAAACTCAGTCTTAACGATGCGTCTTTATTCTATGAACCAGAAAGTTCTTCAGCACTTGGTTTTGGTTTCCGTTGTGGTTTCTTAGGTCTATTACACATGGAAATCATTCAAGAACGTTTAGAACGTGAATACGATCTTGAATTGATTACGACTGCACCAACGGTTGTTTACGAAGTCGAAACCAAAAAAGGTGAAGTTATTTACGTTGATAGCCCGGCTAAATTACCAGCAATCAATGACATTGAAGAAATCCGCGAACCAATTGCAGAATGTAACATCCTCGTACCACAAGAATACCTAGGTAATGTAATTACCCTTTGTATTGCTAAGCGTGGTGTACAAACGAAGATGGATTATCACGGTAAGCAAGTTGCATTAACTTACGAGATCCCAATGGGTGAAGTAGTGATGGACTTTTTTGACCGTTTGAAATCGACAAGCCGTGGTTATGCGTCACTGGATTATTCTTTCATCCACTTTAGCGCTGCTGACATGGTACGTGTTGATGTATTGATTAACACCGACCGTGTTGATGCATTAGCGATGATCACTCACCGTGATAACGCGATGAATCGTGGTCGTTTACTGGTTGAAAAGATGAAGGAACTTATTCCTCGTCAAATGTTTAATATTGCAATTCAGGCGGTTATTGGTTCACAAGTTATTGCCCGTAGTACCGTTAAACAAATGCGTAAAAACGTAATTGCAAAATGTTATGGTGGTGATATTAGCCGTAAGAAAAAACTGCTACAGAAGCAGAAAGATGGTAAGAAACGCATGAAGCAAGTAGGTAATGTTGAAGTACCTCAAGAAGCCTTCTTGGCTGTGTTGCATATCGGAAAGGATTAG
- a CDS encoding SoxR reducing system RseC family protein, which yields MIIETAIVQSVTGDQVSVQCESQSACNHCHASDNCGTGTVAKAFPHRTHRFTVTKTADVVTGDKIEIGLREKNLVTSAMLVYLLPLAAILLSLGLGQYLSQVFQFEGEGLVILAAFVGGYIGFSCTRKISVMFDQRFDFKPKMLGIVAQSEVIGQWRAD from the coding sequence ATGATTATTGAAACAGCTATCGTTCAAAGTGTTACTGGTGATCAGGTTTCGGTACAGTGCGAAAGCCAATCTGCTTGTAACCATTGTCACGCGAGCGATAACTGTGGTACCGGGACAGTAGCTAAAGCATTCCCACATCGTACTCACCGTTTTACGGTCACTAAAACAGCAGATGTTGTTACGGGTGACAAAATCGAAATTGGTTTACGTGAAAAAAATTTAGTCACCAGCGCAATGCTGGTTTACTTGTTACCATTAGCGGCAATTTTACTCTCACTTGGTCTTGGTCAGTATTTATCACAAGTTTTCCAATTTGAAGGTGAAGGCTTGGTTATTCTCGCGGCTTTTGTTGGTGGTTACATTGGTTTTAGTTGCACGCGAAAAATAAGCGTAATGTTTGATCAACGCTTTGATTTTAAACCTAAAATGCTAGGTATCGTGGCTCAATCGGAAGTGATAGGGCAATGGCGCGCTGATTAA